In Dyadobacter sp. NIV53, a single window of DNA contains:
- a CDS encoding glycosyltransferase family 2 protein has translation MPEFSIVTIVKGRRKQLANLLDSIKASTVLPSDIQVVCMDDLDGIVTPVGLNVNIHLIKEIHELPLAAARNMGIAAAKTGNVIFIDVDCIVSPTLFANMLMALQPNNVITAYPMYLPVLPDTGNYDDLKHLAATHPAREHIPAGQPVEHLQFWSLIFAIQKQTFEKMGGFDESFTGYGAEDTDFAMMFHKADVKLIFVRDYVLHQHHDKYDPPVNHFHSIIENATRYRQKWDVLPMQRWLRAFEEMGLIKIDQEDNITVIQKPIDSQLKNSVSANPY, from the coding sequence ATGCCTGAATTCAGTATTGTAACGATTGTCAAGGGAAGGCGAAAGCAATTAGCCAATCTGCTTGACTCGATAAAAGCATCGACGGTTCTTCCTTCGGATATACAAGTTGTTTGTATGGACGACCTGGACGGAATTGTAACTCCTGTTGGCTTAAATGTGAACATCCATTTAATTAAGGAAATTCATGAGCTACCATTAGCTGCAGCGCGGAATATGGGAATCGCCGCTGCAAAAACAGGCAACGTCATATTTATAGATGTAGATTGCATCGTATCGCCGACCCTGTTTGCAAATATGCTGATGGCTTTGCAACCGAATAATGTAATTACAGCTTATCCTATGTATCTGCCGGTATTGCCTGACACAGGAAATTATGATGATCTAAAGCATTTAGCAGCAACGCACCCTGCCCGGGAGCACATACCGGCAGGCCAGCCGGTTGAACATTTGCAATTCTGGTCTTTAATATTTGCTATTCAAAAGCAAACGTTTGAAAAAATGGGTGGCTTCGATGAATCCTTTACAGGGTATGGGGCAGAAGATACAGATTTTGCCATGATGTTTCACAAGGCGGACGTTAAGCTGATTTTTGTACGCGATTACGTATTACACCAACATCACGATAAGTACGATCCTCCCGTAAACCACTTTCATTCCATTATCGAAAACGCTACACGGTACAGGCAGAAATGGGATGTTTTACCCATGCAGCGCTGGTTGAGAGCATTTGAAGAAATGGGCTTAATAAAAATCGATCAGGAAGATAACATCACAGTCATTCAAAAACCTATAGATAGCCAGCTAAAAAACAGTGTTTCGGCCAATCCGTATTGA
- a CDS encoding glycosyltransferase — protein MKKPTIFYFVHAHGNGHRATFNMLYPALSVFFEVIAITTNNEISRYLQKKHDVQALELPPKYPAGYEIPEHTFSQAFEVTPYAVEPASRAKTLAEAIEFYKPKAFYCDGVPELAIMVRGMGVPVVLVHLPGNVMNDPTQVFAHELADHIVAHFPSSLEQADYQFTSKTYYSGYISQYAGSELKRSNPSDTNNATVMSGYDNYDETVLKNMTKDQNTQFTIIGNKRYYDLGKNCTLLGLVKDIREAVAGEIVISAAGQNTIAELLSLGKRLILLPEPRPYDEQAVHANVLANQNVALLAQETFSAEQWQNVLQKAKVFTPFYRNLVNASAPEEIAQKIKIWYA, from the coding sequence ATGAAGAAGCCAACGATATTCTATTTCGTACATGCACACGGGAACGGCCATAGGGCAACATTCAATATGTTGTATCCAGCATTATCAGTTTTTTTCGAGGTTATAGCGATAACGACAAATAATGAAATAAGCAGGTATCTGCAGAAAAAACACGACGTTCAGGCGCTGGAACTTCCTCCAAAATATCCGGCTGGCTACGAAATACCGGAGCATACATTTTCACAAGCTTTTGAAGTTACACCGTATGCGGTCGAGCCAGCAAGTCGGGCAAAAACGCTGGCTGAGGCGATAGAGTTTTATAAGCCAAAAGCTTTTTACTGCGACGGAGTTCCTGAGTTGGCAATCATGGTTCGGGGGATGGGGGTCCCGGTCGTTTTAGTCCACCTGCCCGGAAATGTGATGAACGATCCAACACAGGTTTTTGCTCATGAACTTGCGGATCATATTGTAGCTCATTTTCCTTCTTCTTTGGAACAGGCGGACTACCAGTTTACGTCCAAAACATATTACAGCGGATATATTTCACAATATGCTGGCAGTGAATTGAAGCGAAGCAACCCTTCAGATACCAATAACGCAACAGTCATGTCAGGTTACGATAATTACGATGAAACGGTACTTAAAAACATGACGAAAGATCAAAATACACAGTTTACTATTATCGGTAATAAGCGGTATTATGATTTAGGTAAAAATTGTACACTGCTCGGCCTGGTTAAAGACATTAGGGAAGCTGTTGCTGGGGAAATAGTGATTTCTGCGGCTGGTCAAAACACGATTGCGGAGCTTTTGTCGCTTGGTAAACGTCTGATCCTGCTTCCGGAACCCAGGCCGTATGACGAGCAAGCAGTACATGCAAATGTGTTAGCTAATCAAAATGTTGCGCTGTTGGCGCAGGAAACTTTCAGCGCTGAGCAGTGGCAAAACGTGTTGCAAAAAGCGAAAGTATTTACACCTTTTTATAGAAATTTGGTGAATGCGTCAGCACCTGAAGAGATAGCTCAAAAAATAAAAATCTGGTATGCCTGA
- a CDS encoding SusC/RagA family TonB-linked outer membrane protein codes for MLWAQDLTISGFIGTSESDEGFPGAAVLVKGTTIGTISDAKGAFMLSVPSSATTIVFSALGMQTMEEPIAGRTTINILLRPNTKELTEVVITALGLKGERDKFASSISTLEGRAIAKTGETSLLTGLSGKTSGVLITRSGGDPGAGAYIQIRGQNTINGNAQPLFIIDGVPVSNASDNAGTAANNGIIQQSRINDINPEDIERMEVLKGASAAALWGTRAANGVIVITTKKGQNTNGKVNIAFKSTVSFDRVNKMPALQRTYGQGSAGLYLQGNRNSFGDLIASRSGGQDTYISDPASPGYQGSVVFPDGTSRYAIAPGTATNPHGGKNDQSTYDHTKDVFQTGHFTDNSLNISGGDSKSTFLVSYSNLNQDGVIKAFSNYKRNTARINVGSQFTNWLRASANVGYTKVQSSRVQEGDNVDGIMLGGLRTPPDFDNAISSGTFTNPSGQVFNNAHVSYRNPLGKDLSTIYSNPVWNINNNRNTSDVDRLIGTVQLDIIPVSWLNITGRTGVDNFTDNRLERFAKNSAGFANGFLSKNWISEKQFNTDMFASANQTFNNQFSGSLLLGINYNSRRRATLTGSITNLIVPTAPDILTNALNSNLTAGNYNSLIRTYAYYAQAELQAYNMFFLTLTGRNESASTFGSKTKNSFFFPSAALAWQFSRLGPLENSDVLSFGKLRLTWGQVGIQPQPYQNFTAFGPASYGDVFTRGLTAASALYGGGYVRSTTAGNDYLRPERKSESEIGVDLRFLNNRVTFSATAYSNHTKDVILALNVASGTGFTVRNVNAAELSNKGLELDASASLLPKGDFSWNLSGNFSLNRSNVVSLAGASVYTLPDSYMQNSSLMPGQPFGIFYSTDFLKNESGKYVLDANGFPQGGTKNEIIGNPNPKWRGGLGSTFAYKNLSLYVLFDRIAGNDFFNGTRGSLYNFGTHGDQGHTVVAPAGGLKDVNGNTIAEGTAFQGQIRDFGAGPVAINQAWWQGRGTASTSASYKQFVEDGSVSRLREITLAYSLKSPGFRRFSHLSQVDFSVTGRNLILWTKYTGTDPEVNISGAGLSRGQDWFTNPNTKSVLFSVRVMY; via the coding sequence ATGCTATGGGCTCAGGATCTCACAATAAGCGGATTTATAGGTACAAGTGAATCAGATGAAGGGTTTCCGGGTGCAGCAGTACTGGTAAAAGGAACCACCATTGGCACTATTAGCGATGCTAAAGGAGCATTCATGTTAAGTGTCCCTTCGTCGGCTACAACTATCGTCTTCTCGGCGTTAGGGATGCAAACCATGGAAGAACCTATTGCAGGACGTACAACAATTAATATTTTACTTCGTCCGAATACCAAAGAACTTACTGAAGTTGTCATTACTGCGCTTGGCTTAAAAGGAGAACGAGACAAATTTGCTTCATCCATATCTACGTTGGAAGGAAGGGCAATTGCAAAGACCGGAGAAACAAGTTTATTAACAGGCCTGAGCGGAAAGACATCCGGTGTACTGATTACACGCAGCGGCGGTGACCCGGGCGCAGGAGCCTATATTCAGATCAGGGGACAAAATACAATTAACGGCAATGCACAACCTTTATTTATCATTGATGGAGTGCCGGTAAGTAATGCCAGTGATAATGCAGGAACAGCCGCTAACAACGGCATTATTCAGCAATCACGCATTAACGACATAAACCCGGAAGATATCGAACGGATGGAGGTTTTGAAAGGCGCATCTGCTGCGGCCTTGTGGGGAACCAGGGCCGCCAATGGTGTGATCGTAATTACAACTAAAAAAGGACAGAATACGAATGGAAAGGTCAATATTGCCTTTAAATCTACTGTTTCATTTGATCGGGTGAACAAAATGCCTGCATTGCAGCGCACTTATGGCCAGGGCTCGGCCGGGCTTTATCTGCAGGGCAACCGAAACAGTTTTGGTGACCTGATAGCAAGCCGTTCCGGTGGCCAGGATACTTATATCAGCGATCCTGCTTCTCCGGGATATCAGGGTAGCGTTGTATTTCCGGATGGTACAAGCCGCTATGCGATCGCACCCGGCACAGCAACCAACCCGCATGGAGGAAAGAACGATCAGAGTACGTACGATCATACCAAAGATGTATTTCAAACCGGCCATTTCACAGATAACAGCTTGAACATCAGTGGTGGCGACAGCAAGTCAACATTTCTGGTCAGCTATTCCAATCTTAATCAGGACGGAGTTATTAAAGCGTTTAGTAATTACAAGCGCAATACCGCCCGCATTAATGTTGGCAGTCAGTTTACGAACTGGCTTAGGGCCTCGGCCAATGTGGGTTATACCAAAGTGCAGTCTTCAAGAGTACAGGAAGGTGACAATGTGGACGGAATTATGCTGGGCGGCCTTCGTACACCGCCTGATTTTGACAATGCTATTTCTAGCGGAACATTTACAAACCCATCCGGACAAGTATTTAATAATGCGCATGTTTCTTACCGGAATCCCCTGGGAAAAGATTTGAGTACCATTTATTCAAATCCGGTCTGGAATATTAATAACAACAGAAATACCAGTGATGTGGACCGGCTCATCGGAACCGTGCAGCTGGACATTATACCGGTTTCATGGCTGAACATTACAGGACGCACAGGTGTGGATAATTTTACCGATAACCGTTTAGAACGTTTTGCAAAAAATTCAGCTGGTTTTGCAAACGGTTTTTTATCTAAAAACTGGATATCAGAGAAACAGTTTAACACGGATATGTTTGCCAGTGCAAATCAAACTTTTAATAATCAGTTCAGCGGTTCACTTCTGTTGGGTATCAATTACAACAGCCGCAGACGGGCTACGCTTACTGGATCGATCACAAACCTGATTGTTCCAACGGCTCCGGATATTCTGACCAATGCACTCAATTCAAACCTCACGGCAGGCAATTATAATTCCCTCATACGGACTTACGCATACTATGCTCAGGCTGAGTTACAGGCATACAACATGTTTTTTCTGACATTAACAGGCCGTAATGAAAGCGCATCCACATTTGGTTCCAAAACAAAAAACAGCTTTTTCTTCCCGTCAGCTGCATTAGCGTGGCAGTTTTCGAGGTTAGGTCCATTGGAAAACAGTGATGTTTTGAGCTTTGGCAAGCTCCGGCTAACCTGGGGACAAGTAGGTATCCAGCCACAGCCTTATCAGAATTTCACGGCTTTTGGACCGGCATCCTATGGGGATGTTTTCACAAGAGGTTTGACGGCGGCGAGCGCGTTATATGGTGGAGGATACGTCCGCAGCACAACGGCAGGAAATGATTACCTGCGCCCGGAACGAAAATCTGAATCAGAAATTGGCGTAGATCTGCGTTTTCTGAACAACCGGGTCACTTTTTCTGCAACGGCTTATAGCAACCATACCAAGGATGTAATTCTGGCATTGAACGTCGCAAGCGGCACAGGTTTTACTGTACGAAATGTAAATGCAGCCGAGTTGTCCAACAAAGGACTTGAACTGGATGCAAGTGCCAGCCTGCTGCCCAAAGGTGATTTTAGCTGGAATTTGTCTGGAAATTTTTCCCTCAATCGTAGCAATGTTGTTTCACTTGCAGGAGCCTCTGTTTATACACTGCCGGACAGCTACATGCAAAACTCATCTTTAATGCCGGGACAGCCATTTGGTATTTTCTATTCAACTGATTTCCTTAAAAATGAATCAGGAAAATACGTGCTGGATGCAAATGGATTTCCGCAGGGTGGCACTAAAAACGAAATCATCGGTAATCCAAACCCTAAATGGCGGGGTGGTTTGGGAAGTACATTTGCTTACAAAAATTTATCTCTTTATGTTTTGTTTGACCGTATTGCAGGTAATGATTTTTTTAACGGAACCCGCGGTTCGCTTTACAATTTTGGTACGCATGGAGATCAGGGACACACGGTGGTAGCACCGGCGGGCGGCCTGAAAGATGTGAATGGGAACACCATTGCTGAAGGAACTGCTTTTCAGGGACAAATCAGGGATTTTGGTGCCGGACCCGTTGCCATTAATCAGGCATGGTGGCAAGGACGCGGCACAGCATCGACGTCGGCATCTTACAAGCAATTTGTTGAAGACGGAAGTGTGTCACGCTTACGTGAAATAACGCTGGCATATAGTTTAAAAAGTCCCGGTTTTCGCCGTTTCTCACATCTTTCCCAGGTAGATTTCAGCGTGACAGGCCGCAATCTTATTTTATGGACCAAATACACAGGTACTGATCCCGAGGTGAATATTTCCGGAGCCGGATTGTCCCGGGGCCAGGATTGGTTTACGAATCCCAATACGAAGTCTGTATTGTTTAGTGTACGTGTGATGTATTAA
- a CDS encoding glycosyltransferase codes for MKIAVIAKTRLPIAEPFRGGLEAFTHALCKEYIRLGHEITLYAHADSDPELNVKGFYGDEYRENKYFEIYESDEYLSILEDIEQNDFDIVHNNSTHELPILWGVKAAIPVVTTIHTPPISKLKAAVKICSGSENLHFVIPSKSFEATWQPYMNNGSIVIYNGVDLDKWPLVRTSQDYLFWFGRIVHDKGLDIVIDAAHELNMPLKFAGPLDDKKYFDEQISPRMTEKDTYLGHLKQSDIHLNMKGAAAVVNAVRWEEPFGLTNIEAMSSGVPIAGFNRGAFRELVNMESGVIAEQKNVKSLARAIAAAIPLESDKVRRHAETFSLKTMAQRYINYFEKVL; via the coding sequence ATGAAGATTGCGGTCATAGCCAAAACCAGACTGCCGATCGCCGAGCCATTTCGTGGAGGCCTGGAAGCGTTTACGCACGCACTATGTAAAGAGTACATACGTCTCGGTCACGAAATCACTTTGTATGCACATGCAGATAGCGATCCCGAACTGAATGTAAAAGGATTTTACGGCGATGAGTATCGGGAAAACAAATACTTCGAAATATATGAGAGCGACGAATACCTCTCGATACTTGAAGATATTGAACAAAATGATTTCGATATTGTTCATAACAATTCAACGCATGAGCTACCGATACTTTGGGGCGTGAAGGCTGCAATTCCGGTGGTCACGACAATACATACGCCACCAATAAGCAAATTAAAAGCAGCTGTTAAGATTTGCTCGGGCTCTGAAAATCTTCATTTCGTAATACCTTCAAAGTCCTTTGAAGCTACGTGGCAGCCATATATGAATAACGGTTCAATCGTCATTTACAACGGTGTTGACCTGGATAAGTGGCCGCTCGTACGCACAAGTCAAGACTATCTGTTTTGGTTTGGAAGGATCGTGCATGATAAAGGTCTGGACATTGTGATAGACGCGGCCCACGAACTCAATATGCCCTTAAAATTTGCCGGACCGCTCGACGATAAGAAATATTTTGATGAACAAATCAGTCCTCGAATGACGGAAAAAGATACATACCTCGGTCACTTAAAACAGTCTGATATACACTTGAACATGAAAGGAGCAGCCGCTGTGGTAAATGCCGTGCGCTGGGAAGAACCTTTTGGCCTTACCAACATAGAAGCCATGTCATCGGGCGTGCCGATAGCCGGATTCAACCGCGGTGCTTTTCGGGAATTAGTTAATATGGAGAGTGGAGTTATAGCGGAGCAAAAAAACGTCAAATCTCTTGCAAGAGCAATTGCAGCTGCGATACCGCTTGAAAGCGATAAAGTCAGGCGCCACGCAGAAACATTTTCTTTGAAAACGATGGCTCAGCGCTATATCAATTATTTTGAGAAAGTTCTATGA
- a CDS encoding SusD/RagB family nutrient-binding outer membrane lipoprotein, protein MKKIFAVKIVLALLVTQMMGSCEQSFDQPDIKNNPNAVTNVDIATLLAGTELGVSMLHEDTDVRIASMWAGELAGLSRAHQGFGQYIVSSQTFSWNVLYPVASQARLIQAKADVLGDKWTKGIGQVLEALVIAKATSLYGDVPYSQAFDETNYPTPVFDKQIVIYKALQSTLDNAIINLSAPTGLAFSQQDFLYKGDVIKWKAAANTLKARLYLHTAEYDNAIASAANGIKSQTADMLIPHGTSLGIDQNQNYDFFRVNRAGDTGFDGAYLPKLMQSRITSANTKTDETALYYHYFKTGIIAPGSLDANTTDGAFTASSQHPVLTFYENELIIAEAQARKNMNSEALIALNAVRTGLAGGYLNGATLPSSGRKYESYILNDFSATGLANPTQAATVQLALLQEIIAQRYIIFLMQYEAFNDYRRLAKAVPVMQLPITLYAGSRKPQRFIYPQNEIATNPNVPTPLPDQFTNVPIF, encoded by the coding sequence ATGAAAAAAATATTTGCAGTTAAAATAGTACTGGCCCTGCTGGTGACCCAAATGATGGGAAGCTGCGAGCAGAGTTTTGATCAGCCCGACATTAAAAACAACCCGAATGCTGTAACAAATGTGGACATTGCCACATTGCTTGCAGGTACCGAGCTGGGCGTATCCATGTTACACGAAGACACTGATGTTCGCATTGCTTCCATGTGGGCCGGCGAACTGGCCGGTTTGTCGCGGGCCCATCAGGGATTTGGTCAGTACATTGTCTCATCCCAGACTTTTAGCTGGAATGTTCTTTATCCTGTTGCCAGCCAGGCGCGATTAATTCAGGCAAAAGCTGATGTACTTGGTGATAAATGGACAAAGGGTATTGGCCAGGTTCTGGAAGCCCTGGTTATTGCCAAAGCGACTTCTCTGTATGGTGATGTACCTTACAGCCAGGCATTTGATGAAACCAACTATCCTACCCCGGTATTTGACAAACAAATTGTTATCTATAAAGCCCTGCAGTCAACACTTGATAATGCGATCATCAACTTGTCCGCTCCAACAGGATTGGCTTTTTCACAGCAGGACTTTTTATATAAAGGCGACGTAATCAAATGGAAAGCTGCCGCAAACACACTCAAGGCCAGGTTATACCTGCACACGGCAGAGTACGACAATGCAATTGCAAGCGCTGCCAATGGTATCAAAAGTCAGACAGCTGATATGCTTATCCCTCACGGTACAAGCCTGGGTATAGACCAGAATCAAAATTATGATTTTTTCCGAGTTAACCGTGCAGGTGATACCGGTTTCGACGGTGCCTATCTGCCAAAATTAATGCAGTCGCGGATTACATCGGCCAATACCAAAACCGATGAAACTGCACTCTACTATCATTATTTTAAAACCGGCATAATTGCACCCGGCAGTCTGGATGCTAATACAACCGACGGAGCTTTTACGGCAAGCTCGCAGCATCCTGTTTTAACTTTTTATGAAAATGAGTTGATTATTGCAGAAGCACAGGCACGAAAAAACATGAATTCGGAGGCACTGATTGCATTAAATGCAGTGCGTACAGGGTTGGCAGGCGGCTACCTGAACGGCGCCACTTTGCCATCCAGCGGACGGAAATATGAATCATATATACTGAATGATTTTTCAGCAACGGGTCTTGCAAATCCAACTCAGGCCGCCACGGTTCAACTGGCACTACTTCAGGAAATCATAGCCCAGCGCTACATCATATTTTTAATGCAATATGAAGCATTTAATGATTACCGGCGACTGGCGAAAGCCGTTCCGGTTATGCAATTGCCTATCACTTTATATGCCGGCAGCCGCAAACCACAACGTTTCATTTATCCTCAAAACGAGATTGCCACCAATCCAAATGTCCCAACTCCCCTGCCTGACCAATTTACAAACGTCCCAATTTTCTAA
- a CDS encoding glycosyltransferase, translated as MNILLVSGPGITLKEPYNSGIEAFIVSFANQLVDEGHTVDVIAHEAEASAKFTLVNPFTVSNKAEPDFFTCFKEKLQFKKLDADLYDVIHYNMFYPHLLEAGLHFNKTSLLTLHSPADEKRISAYKELSRQKDVTFVAISERVKRQWDQALETDMPLINNGINVDLWPTKSSEDRAYLLWSARINEEKNVAAAICVAKYMQLPLKIAGRIVDQYYFDEQVKPQLNDQIQYVGHVTQHELSSLAKKASAYLATATWQEPFGLAALEMLASGLPVVGFNTAVPPDWVHESVLTTASLRWQDLVELVKKSNAISPGTCKEFASNMNIQNMTLNYVKLYKEVLSQKCIVEKATAEI; from the coding sequence ATGAATATTTTACTTGTATCAGGTCCCGGGATAACACTGAAAGAGCCTTATAACAGCGGTATAGAAGCTTTTATAGTTTCTTTTGCCAACCAACTTGTTGATGAAGGGCATACTGTAGATGTTATTGCGCATGAGGCGGAAGCCAGCGCTAAATTTACGCTGGTAAACCCTTTCACTGTATCTAATAAAGCTGAACCTGATTTTTTTACATGTTTCAAAGAAAAACTTCAGTTCAAAAAGCTGGATGCCGATTTATATGATGTCATTCATTACAACATGTTTTACCCGCATCTGTTGGAGGCAGGATTGCATTTCAATAAAACGTCGTTGCTGACGCTGCATTCACCGGCTGACGAAAAACGAATATCTGCGTATAAAGAACTTTCGCGGCAAAAAGATGTCACATTCGTAGCGATATCAGAAAGGGTCAAACGGCAATGGGACCAGGCGCTTGAGACAGATATGCCGCTTATAAACAACGGTATAAACGTGGATCTTTGGCCCACAAAAAGTTCGGAGGACCGTGCGTATCTGCTGTGGTCGGCACGAATCAACGAAGAAAAGAATGTTGCAGCTGCCATCTGCGTGGCAAAATATATGCAGCTGCCGCTGAAGATTGCTGGCAGAATTGTTGACCAGTATTATTTTGATGAGCAGGTTAAACCGCAACTTAACGATCAAATTCAGTATGTAGGGCACGTGACGCAACACGAACTAAGCAGCTTAGCGAAAAAAGCATCTGCTTATCTCGCAACGGCAACATGGCAGGAGCCGTTTGGTTTGGCTGCATTGGAAATGTTGGCGAGCGGATTGCCAGTTGTTGGCTTTAATACTGCTGTTCCGCCGGATTGGGTGCATGAAAGTGTATTAACAACTGCATCTCTCCGTTGGCAAGACTTGGTAGAGCTGGTTAAAAAGAGTAATGCGATCAGTCCGGGTACATGTAAAGAATTCGCATCGAACATGAATATACAAAATATGACTTTGAACTACGTAAAGCTATATAAAGAAGTATTGTCGCAAAAATGTATTGTTGAAAAAGCTACAGCCGAAATATGA
- a CDS encoding glycosyltransferase — MKILIVAGPFISLREPYNGGTEAFIVEHANALVRLGHIVDVIAKDADEKNLFQVIEFHESPLSMKDDSYRPCPELLGQQHYQTLQFGLFDVSRYDVIHYNSFIPEIYAVGALHKIPCVLTLHLPPTEKFVLMYQFFTKHAPVLSVGISKRMSEQWKAFLGKDVEVILNGIVLDKWKLHVRNADGYLLWSGRITKEKNVEAAIHLANYLKQPLRIVGPIFDKEYFLDRVQPQLNERIEYISHATQQQLSKLAAGASAYLATATWEEPFGLSTVEMLASGLPVVGFNTAIPPELRNEKVSISVDSHDWRDLIEPLETAKKSEPAACRDFAASFDMTKTSAAYVNIYERIAKNPR; from the coding sequence ATGAAAATACTGATTGTTGCCGGACCATTTATCTCGTTGCGTGAGCCATACAATGGTGGCACGGAGGCATTCATCGTCGAGCACGCAAATGCATTGGTGCGCCTGGGGCATATCGTCGATGTGATTGCAAAGGACGCGGACGAAAAAAATCTGTTTCAGGTGATTGAATTTCATGAGAGCCCGCTTAGCATGAAAGATGATTCGTACCGGCCCTGTCCGGAATTGCTCGGCCAGCAACATTATCAAACATTACAATTTGGATTGTTTGACGTGAGCCGTTACGACGTCATTCACTATAATTCATTTATACCCGAAATCTATGCAGTCGGTGCACTTCATAAAATTCCTTGCGTACTTACATTGCATTTGCCGCCGACCGAAAAATTTGTTCTGATGTATCAGTTTTTTACGAAGCATGCTCCGGTCTTATCTGTCGGCATTTCGAAGCGAATGAGCGAACAATGGAAGGCATTCCTCGGCAAAGATGTGGAGGTAATCTTAAACGGAATAGTACTCGATAAATGGAAGTTACATGTTCGAAATGCTGACGGTTATCTATTATGGAGCGGACGTATTACAAAAGAAAAGAACGTTGAAGCAGCTATACATCTTGCCAATTATTTAAAACAGCCACTAAGAATTGTCGGGCCCATATTTGATAAGGAATATTTCCTTGACCGTGTTCAGCCGCAGCTAAACGAACGTATTGAATACATCTCCCATGCCACTCAGCAGCAGTTAAGCAAACTGGCGGCAGGCGCTTCGGCGTATCTGGCAACCGCTACCTGGGAAGAACCTTTCGGGCTGAGTACGGTGGAGATGCTTGCAAGTGGTTTGCCCGTAGTAGGGTTTAATACCGCCATACCTCCGGAGCTTCGCAACGAAAAAGTATCCATATCAGTTGATTCACATGACTGGCGGGATCTTATAGAGCCGTTAGAAACCGCCAAAAAATCGGAACCGGCAGCTTGCAGAGACTTTGCAGCCTCATTTGATATGACAAAAACTTCCGCGGCTTACGTAAACATCTATGAACGCATAGCGAAAAACCCGAGGTGA